A genome region from Aptenodytes patagonicus chromosome 26, bAptPat1.pri.cur, whole genome shotgun sequence includes the following:
- the SHE gene encoding SH2 domain-containing adapter protein E, translated as MAAKWFKEFPSNLKTVSERARPGSSSLGKSRKNSAAELGGCRAGPGGGKEGGGRLSRDNLQGLLQAATGKMRKNSRAEGGTPEGPPKTCGTYINRLIKVEAHEKNGKGYPGSLPAGLPAPEQDKGKTPKTETVIILEDYADPYDAKRTKGQREAERLGENDGYMEPYDAQQMITEIRRRGSKDPLVKAILLLDGPGEPGEGGGKPEPAKRTGGKEVVGKGPQLYDTPYEPGEGVAGGTPERKARAGDGRLPENDERPAGEYEQPWEWKKEQIVKVLSGSSRGSERPKEEAPRQHLRQKSWTPKMLKPVGAEHSEGERVDPALALEKQPWYHGAITRAEAESRLQACREAGYLVRTSETGSGKYSIALKTSQGCVHIIVAQTKDNKYTLSQASGVFASVPEVVHYYSTEKLPFKGAEHMALLHPVHCKLY; from the exons ATGGCGGCCAAGTGGTTCAAGGAGTTCCCCTCCAACCTGAAGACGGTTTCGGAGAGGGCTCGGCCGGGCAGCAGTAGCCTGGGCAAGAGCCGCAAGAATTCGGCCGCCGAGCtggggggctgccgggccggcCCGGGAGGTGGCAAGGAGGGGGGTGGCCGGCTGTCGCGCGACAACCTGCAAGGTTTGCTCCAGGCTGCTACAGGGAAGATGCGGAAGAACTCACGAGCTGAGGGGGGCACGCCAGAGGGACCCCCCAAAACCTGCGGCACCTACATCAACCGCCTCATCAAGGTGGAGGCTCACGAGAAGAACGGGAAGGGGTACCCTGGCTCCCTGCCCGCCGGCCTGCCTGCCCCCGAGCAGGACAAGGGGAAGACCCCCAAGACAGAGacg gtcATCATCCTGGAGGACTACGCCGACCCCTACGACGCTAAGCGCACCAAGGGCCAGCGGGAGGCCGAGCGCCTGGGGGAGAACGATGGCTACATGGAGCCCTACGATGCCCAGCAGATGATCACAG AAATCCGCCGTCGGGGCTCCAAGGACCCCCTGGTCAAAGCCATCCTGCTGTTGGACGGTCCTGGCgagcccggggaggggggcggcaaGCCGGAGCCAGCCAAGCGGACAGGGGGCAAggaggtggtggggaaggggccACAGCTCTATGACACACCCTAtgagcctggggagggggtggccGGGGGGACCCCGGAGCGCAAGGCGAGGGCTGGGGACGGGCGCCTGCCTGAGAATGACGAGCGCCCGGCAGGCGAGTACGAGCAGCCCTGGGAGTGGAAGAAGGAGCAGATCGTCAAAGTGCTGTCAGGTAG TTCGAGGGGCTCAGAGCGTCCCAAGGAGGAGGCGCCGCGGCAGCACCTACGCCAGAAGAGCTGGACCCCCAAGATGCTGAAGCCGGTGGGTGCTGAGCACAGCGAGGGGGAGCGGGTGGACCCCGCCCTGGCACTGGAGAAGCAGCC ctggTACCACGGGGCCATCACGCGGGCTGAGGCGGAGAGCCGGCTGCAGGCATGCCGGGAGGCCGGCTACCTGGTGCGCACCAGCGAGACCGGCAGTGGCAAGTACTCCATTGCACTCAA GACCAGCCAGGGCTGTGTTCACATCATCGTGGCCCAGACCAAGGACAACAAGTACACGCTCAGCCAGGCCAGCGGTGTCTTCGCCAGCGTCCCCGAGGTTGTGCACTACTACTCCACTGAGAAGCTGCCCTTCAAGGGGGCTGAGCACATGGCCCTGCTGCACCCCGTCCACTGCAAGCTGTATTAG